From Cellulomonas fimi ATCC 484, a single genomic window includes:
- a CDS encoding glycoside hydrolase family 3 N-terminal domain-containing protein, with amino-acid sequence MTDLKLSGAVEADQRVQDLVERMTLEEKLAQIVGFWEKSDGEAVAPLQGEFTVERTLDEASRHGLGHLTRVYGTRPVDPASRARWLWAFQRRLVRETRMGIPALVHEECLTGLSAWRAATFPTPLAWGASFDPELVTQMGAAIGGSMRALGVHQGLAPVLDVIRDPRWGRVDECIGEDPYLVGTVGTSYVRGLQSTGVHATLKHFVGYSASQSGRNFGPVHAGPREVADVLLPPFEMAVRDGGVRSVMSSYTELDGIPTASDPSILTGILRDRWGFDGTVVADYFGVAFLQLLHHVAGDLGEAAGLALAAGVDIELPAGDAYLEPLAEAVRDGKVDEALVDRAVTRALLQKAELGLLDATFDDEPPTDVELDTPEHRRIALRLAEESVVLLSNDGTLPLRQGVRVAVIGPNADRPEAMFGCYSFVNHVLPHHPEVGVGIEVPTLRQALAAELGSASVLSARGCAVDDDDRSGFDDAVRVATEADVAVLVLGDHAGLFGRGTVGEGCDRDDLELPGVQRELAEAVLATGKPVVLVLLTGRPYAVGWAVERCAAVVQSFFPGEEGGPALAGVLSGRVNPSGRLPVSLPRSAGAQPYTYLHPALGGDGDVTNLSTRPVLPFGHGLSYTTFTHTDLAVEPITTTDGPLVVTVRVTNTGERGGDDVVQLYGRDVVASVTRPVAQLLGYQRVHLERGQTAVVELVVPAARLAFTDRTGERVVEPGDLELWVGPSCAERETQTRVTLTGGVHRITADDARWTSSVVR; translated from the coding sequence GTGACGGATCTGAAGCTGTCCGGCGCCGTCGAGGCCGACCAGCGCGTGCAGGACCTGGTCGAGCGCATGACGCTCGAGGAGAAGCTCGCGCAGATCGTCGGCTTCTGGGAGAAGTCCGACGGGGAGGCCGTGGCGCCCCTGCAGGGGGAGTTCACGGTCGAGCGGACCCTCGACGAGGCCTCGCGCCACGGGCTCGGGCACCTCACCCGGGTGTACGGCACGCGTCCCGTCGACCCCGCGTCCCGTGCGCGCTGGCTGTGGGCGTTCCAGCGCCGGCTCGTGCGCGAGACCCGCATGGGGATCCCGGCGCTCGTGCACGAGGAGTGCCTCACGGGGCTCTCCGCGTGGCGCGCGGCGACGTTCCCCACGCCCCTCGCGTGGGGCGCGTCGTTCGACCCCGAGCTCGTCACGCAGATGGGCGCGGCGATCGGCGGGTCCATGCGGGCGCTCGGCGTGCACCAGGGCCTCGCGCCCGTGCTCGACGTCATCCGGGACCCGCGGTGGGGTCGCGTCGACGAGTGCATCGGCGAGGACCCGTACCTCGTCGGCACGGTCGGCACGTCGTACGTGCGGGGCCTGCAGTCCACGGGCGTGCACGCCACGCTCAAGCACTTCGTCGGGTACTCGGCGTCGCAGTCGGGCCGCAACTTCGGCCCCGTGCACGCCGGCCCGCGCGAGGTCGCCGACGTGCTGCTGCCGCCGTTCGAGATGGCGGTCCGGGACGGCGGGGTGCGCTCGGTCATGTCGTCGTACACCGAGCTCGACGGCATCCCCACGGCCTCGGACCCGTCGATCCTCACGGGGATCCTGCGGGACCGCTGGGGCTTCGACGGCACGGTCGTCGCGGACTACTTCGGCGTCGCGTTCCTGCAGCTGCTGCACCACGTCGCGGGCGACCTCGGCGAGGCCGCCGGGCTCGCGCTCGCCGCAGGTGTCGACATCGAGCTGCCCGCGGGTGACGCGTACCTCGAGCCCCTGGCCGAGGCCGTGCGGGACGGGAAGGTCGACGAGGCGCTCGTCGACCGGGCCGTGACGCGCGCGCTGCTGCAGAAGGCCGAGCTCGGCCTGCTCGACGCGACGTTCGACGACGAGCCGCCCACGGACGTCGAGCTCGACACCCCGGAGCACCGGCGGATCGCGCTCAGGCTCGCCGAGGAGTCGGTCGTGCTGCTGAGCAACGACGGCACGCTGCCCCTGCGGCAGGGCGTCCGCGTCGCGGTGATCGGCCCCAACGCGGACCGTCCCGAGGCCATGTTCGGCTGCTACTCGTTCGTCAACCACGTGCTGCCGCACCACCCCGAGGTGGGCGTCGGCATCGAGGTGCCCACGCTGCGCCAGGCGCTGGCCGCCGAGCTCGGGTCGGCGAGCGTCCTGTCCGCGCGCGGCTGCGCGGTCGACGACGACGACCGCAGCGGGTTCGACGACGCGGTGCGCGTCGCGACCGAGGCGGACGTCGCCGTGCTCGTGCTCGGCGACCACGCGGGCCTGTTCGGCCGTGGGACCGTCGGCGAGGGCTGCGACCGGGACGACCTCGAGCTGCCGGGCGTGCAGCGCGAGCTCGCCGAGGCGGTCCTCGCGACCGGCAAGCCCGTCGTGCTGGTGCTGCTCACGGGCCGGCCGTACGCGGTCGGCTGGGCGGTCGAGCGGTGCGCGGCGGTCGTGCAGTCGTTCTTCCCCGGCGAGGAGGGCGGTCCCGCCCTAGCGGGCGTCCTGTCCGGGCGGGTCAACCCGTCGGGCCGCCTGCCCGTCAGCCTGCCGCGGTCGGCCGGTGCGCAGCCGTACACGTACCTGCACCCGGCGCTCGGCGGAGACGGCGACGTGACGAACCTGTCGACGCGTCCCGTCCTGCCGTTCGGGCACGGCCTGTCGTACACGACGTTCACGCACACCGACCTCGCGGTCGAGCCGATCACCACGACCGACGGGCCGCTGGTCGTCACCGTGCGCGTGACGAACACGGGCGAGCGCGGCGGCGACGACGTCGTGCAGCTCTACGGCCGGGACGTCGTGGCGAGCGTGACCCGCCCGGTCGCGCAGCTCCTCGGCTACCAGCGCGTGCACCTCGAGCGTGGCCAGACGGCCGTCGTCGAGCTCGTCGTCCCCGCGGCGCGGCTCGCGTTCACCGACCGCACGGGGGAGCGGGTCGTCGAGCCCGGCGACCTCGAGCTGTGGGTCGGCCCCTCGTGCGCCGAGCGGGAGACGCAGACCCGCGTCACGCTCACGGGCGGGGTGCACCGCATCACGGCGGACGACGCGCGCTGGACGTCGTCCGTGGTGCGCTGA
- a CDS encoding carbohydrate ABC transporter permease produces MSVVPVVAPQAATTDRPERKGRGTNVMQGGNPLVYAIALVVVALTLGPVIYGVLGGFRTNAQLADKPAALPDPWVLTNYAGVLSNPAFWRYALNSTAIAVLTTLIVVVFGIMAAYPLARYQFRWREPLFMVFVLGLLFPATVAIIPLFILVTRDLQLGNTWWGVALPQAAFALPVTVVILRPFLMALPKELEEAALLDGASRIGFFWRILLPLSAPGMVTVGVLAFVGSWNAYLLPLLLLQGDMRTLPLGVADFSSEHSSDTAGVFAFTALAMIPALVFFLAMQRRIVNGLQGAVKG; encoded by the coding sequence ATGAGCGTCGTCCCCGTGGTCGCGCCCCAGGCCGCCACCACCGACCGACCCGAGCGCAAGGGTCGCGGCACGAACGTCATGCAGGGCGGCAACCCCCTCGTCTACGCGATCGCGCTCGTCGTCGTCGCGCTGACCCTGGGCCCCGTGATCTACGGCGTGCTCGGCGGCTTCCGCACCAACGCGCAGCTCGCCGACAAGCCGGCCGCGCTGCCCGACCCGTGGGTGCTGACCAACTACGCGGGCGTGCTGTCGAACCCCGCGTTCTGGCGGTACGCGCTCAACAGCACCGCGATCGCCGTGCTCACGACGCTCATCGTCGTCGTGTTCGGGATCATGGCCGCCTACCCGCTGGCGCGGTACCAGTTCCGCTGGCGCGAGCCGCTGTTCATGGTGTTCGTCCTCGGCCTGCTGTTCCCCGCGACCGTCGCGATCATCCCGCTGTTCATCCTCGTCACCCGCGACCTGCAGCTCGGCAACACGTGGTGGGGCGTCGCCCTGCCGCAGGCCGCGTTCGCGCTCCCGGTGACCGTGGTCATCCTGCGGCCGTTCCTCATGGCGCTGCCCAAGGAGCTCGAGGAGGCGGCCCTGCTCGACGGCGCCTCGCGGATCGGGTTCTTCTGGCGGATCCTGCTGCCGCTGTCCGCCCCGGGCATGGTCACGGTGGGCGTGCTCGCGTTCGTCGGCTCGTGGAACGCGTACCTGCTGCCGCTCCTGCTGCTGCAGGGCGACATGCGCACGCTGCCCCTGGGCGTCGCGGACTTCTCCTCCGAGCACTCCTCGGACACCGCGGGCGTGTTCGCGTTCACCGCGCTCGCGATGATCCCGGCCCTCGTGTTCTTCCTCGCGATGCAGCGGCGGATCGTCAACGGCCTGCAGGGGGCCGTGAAGGGCTGA
- a CDS encoding carbohydrate ABC transporter permease, with protein MTPALVLFLGFVVWPIIKAVQFSVYRWKGFGPLVDFVGLKNYVSVLQNEVFTDALVHNLIIVVASIAIQLPLGLGIALLLNRKMRGQGMLRTIIFVPYVLAEVIAGVVWYQLLQPKYGVIDTMLASVGLSGPEQGWLGDPAYALPTVIVVLTWKYLGLAVILFLAGLQGVPEELYEAAQIDGAGWWQIQRRITIPLLGPTLRTWAFLSMIGSLQLFDMVWILTGGGPANATTTMATFLITEGTKRQNYGIAAAASVILFVVALVMALLYQHFVLRRDTQVDTPRKKAKR; from the coding sequence GTGACGCCCGCCCTGGTGCTCTTCCTCGGCTTCGTCGTGTGGCCGATCATCAAGGCGGTCCAGTTCTCGGTCTACCGCTGGAAGGGCTTCGGCCCGCTGGTCGACTTCGTCGGCCTGAAGAACTACGTGTCGGTGCTGCAGAACGAGGTCTTCACCGACGCCCTCGTGCACAACCTCATCATCGTGGTGGCCTCGATCGCGATCCAGCTGCCGCTCGGCCTGGGCATCGCGCTCCTGCTCAACCGCAAGATGCGCGGCCAGGGGATGCTGCGGACGATCATCTTCGTCCCGTACGTGCTGGCCGAGGTCATCGCCGGCGTCGTCTGGTACCAGCTGCTGCAGCCGAAGTACGGCGTCATCGACACCATGCTCGCGTCGGTCGGACTGTCCGGCCCCGAGCAGGGCTGGCTCGGCGACCCGGCCTACGCGCTGCCGACGGTGATCGTCGTGCTCACGTGGAAGTACCTGGGCCTCGCGGTCATCCTCTTCCTGGCCGGCCTGCAGGGCGTGCCTGAGGAGCTGTACGAGGCCGCGCAGATCGACGGTGCCGGCTGGTGGCAGATCCAGCGGCGCATCACGATCCCGCTGCTCGGCCCCACGCTGCGCACCTGGGCGTTCCTGTCGATGATCGGCTCGCTCCAGCTCTTCGACATGGTGTGGATCCTCACCGGCGGCGGCCCGGCCAACGCCACGACCACCATGGCGACCTTCCTCATCACCGAGGGCACCAAGCGGCAGAACTACGGGATCGCCGCGGCCGCGTCCGTGATCCTGTTCGTCGTCGCGCTCGTGATGGCCCTCCTCTACCAGCACTTCGTCCTGCGTCGTGACACGCAGGTCGACACCCCGCGGAAGAAGGCGAAGCGATGA
- a CDS encoding ABC transporter substrate-binding protein translates to MNRTPVLRGVAVAAGLALLGACGTGSGGNDDATSGDATTITWWHNSNTGDGKEYYDKVAADFEAANPGVTVEVSAMQHEDMLTKLDAAFQANDAPDVYMERGGGELADHVEAGLTKDISEAASEEISKIGGSVKGWQVDGKTYALPFSVGVVGFWYNTEIFEQAGITEEPESWGEFYDVVDKLKAAGVEPVSVGAGDKWPAAHYWYYFSLRECSEETLTDAVTSLDFSDECFVKAGEDLEELVAAEPFNAGFLSTGAQAGATSASGLLATGKVAMELQGHWEPGVMQGLTEDGTGLGDKTGWFAFPAVDGGQGAQAAALGGGDAWAVSQDAPDAAVDFVKYLLSDEVQKGFAELDMGLPTNPTATQYVSDPALAGLLEVRDAAPYVQLYFDTAFGASVGGAMNDEIALLFAGQATPQDIVDATQAAADAEK, encoded by the coding sequence ATGAACCGGACACCCGTCCTTCGTGGCGTGGCGGTCGCTGCAGGTCTTGCCCTCCTGGGCGCCTGCGGCACGGGCAGTGGTGGCAACGACGACGCGACGAGCGGCGACGCCACGACCATCACCTGGTGGCACAACTCCAACACCGGTGACGGCAAGGAGTACTACGACAAGGTCGCGGCCGACTTCGAGGCCGCAAACCCTGGCGTGACCGTCGAGGTCAGCGCCATGCAGCACGAGGACATGCTCACCAAGCTCGACGCGGCGTTCCAGGCGAACGACGCGCCGGACGTCTACATGGAGCGTGGCGGCGGCGAGCTCGCCGACCACGTCGAGGCGGGCCTGACCAAGGACATCTCCGAGGCCGCGTCCGAGGAGATCAGCAAGATCGGCGGCTCGGTCAAGGGCTGGCAGGTCGACGGCAAGACGTACGCCCTGCCGTTCTCGGTCGGCGTCGTGGGCTTCTGGTACAACACCGAGATCTTCGAGCAGGCCGGCATCACCGAGGAGCCGGAGAGCTGGGGCGAGTTCTACGACGTCGTCGACAAGCTCAAGGCCGCGGGCGTCGAGCCTGTGTCCGTCGGTGCGGGCGACAAGTGGCCGGCCGCGCACTACTGGTACTACTTCTCGCTGCGCGAGTGCTCCGAGGAGACCCTGACCGACGCGGTCACCAGCCTCGACTTCTCCGACGAGTGCTTCGTCAAGGCCGGCGAGGACCTCGAGGAGCTCGTCGCCGCGGAGCCGTTCAACGCGGGCTTCCTGTCCACCGGCGCCCAGGCGGGCGCGACCTCTGCCTCCGGCCTGCTGGCGACGGGCAAGGTCGCCATGGAGCTGCAGGGCCACTGGGAGCCCGGCGTCATGCAGGGGCTCACGGAGGACGGCACGGGCCTCGGTGACAAGACCGGCTGGTTCGCGTTCCCGGCGGTCGACGGCGGCCAGGGCGCGCAGGCAGCGGCCCTCGGCGGCGGCGACGCGTGGGCGGTGTCCCAGGACGCCCCCGACGCGGCGGTCGACTTCGTCAAGTACCTGCTGTCCGACGAGGTCCAGAAGGGCTTCGCCGAGCTCGACATGGGTCTGCCGACCAACCCGACGGCCACGCAGTACGTGTCCGACCCGGCGCTGGCCGGTCTGCTCGAGGTCCGCGACGCGGCCCCGTACGTCCAGCTCTACTTCGACACCGCGTTCGGTGCGTCCGTCGGTGGCGCCATGAACGACGAGATCGCACTTCTGTTCGCCGGCCAGGCGACCCCGCAGGACATCGTCGACGCCACCCAGGCGGCGGCTGACGCGGAGAAGTGA
- a CDS encoding LacI family DNA-binding transcriptional regulator, with amino-acid sequence MADVARTAGVSVATVSKVVNGRYGVAQSTLTRVQEVIDQLGYEASLGARSLRSHRTNVLGILVAEFEPYSTELLKGASAAVGATGYELLAYSGGGAGGAVGWERRYLSRLSGTLIDGAVIVTPTVVEAHPGVPVVAVDPHTGPSGLPTVDADSFAGAVLATEHLLRLGHRRIAFLGGRPDLESARLREDGYRHALAAAGIPVDEDLVRVGGYRPETADQPAHELLARPEPPTAVFAANDLSAIHVVEVARSLGLRVPEDLSVIGFDNVPESALATPPLTTISQPLQQMGAEALRLLVDLIDGKERGVHVRLPTELVERASTAPPRSR; translated from the coding sequence ATGGCCGACGTCGCCCGGACCGCCGGAGTGTCCGTCGCGACCGTCTCGAAGGTCGTCAACGGCCGGTACGGCGTCGCGCAGAGCACGCTCACCCGGGTGCAGGAGGTCATCGACCAGCTCGGGTACGAGGCGTCGCTCGGCGCGCGCAGCCTGCGCAGCCACCGCACCAACGTCCTGGGCATCCTCGTCGCCGAGTTCGAGCCCTACTCCACCGAGCTGCTCAAGGGCGCGTCGGCGGCCGTCGGCGCGACCGGCTACGAGCTGCTCGCCTACTCGGGCGGCGGCGCCGGCGGTGCCGTCGGCTGGGAGCGGCGCTACCTGTCGCGGCTGTCCGGCACCCTCATCGACGGCGCCGTCATCGTCACGCCCACGGTCGTCGAGGCCCACCCCGGCGTGCCCGTGGTCGCCGTCGACCCGCACACCGGCCCGTCCGGCCTGCCGACCGTCGACGCCGACTCGTTCGCCGGCGCGGTGCTCGCCACCGAGCACCTCCTGCGTCTCGGCCACCGGCGCATCGCGTTCCTCGGCGGCCGCCCCGACCTCGAGTCCGCGCGCCTGCGCGAGGACGGGTACCGGCACGCGCTCGCCGCCGCCGGGATCCCCGTCGACGAGGACCTCGTGCGCGTCGGCGGCTACCGCCCCGAGACCGCGGACCAGCCCGCGCACGAGCTGCTCGCGCGCCCCGAGCCGCCCACCGCGGTGTTCGCCGCGAACGACCTCTCCGCGATCCACGTCGTCGAGGTCGCCCGCTCGCTCGGCCTGCGCGTGCCCGAGGACCTGTCCGTCATCGGGTTCGACAACGTCCCCGAGTCGGCGCTCGCGACCCCCCCGCTCACGACCATCAGCCAGCCGCTGCAGCAGATGGGCGCCGAGGCGCTCCGGCTGCTCGTGGACCTCATCGACGGCAAGGAGCGCGGCGTGCACGTGCGGCTCCCCACCGAGCTCGTCGAGCGCGCGTCGACCGCGCCGCCTCGCAGCCGCTGA
- a CDS encoding VOC family protein: MSDSSARLPHSAVTEAVDARHWRVLLGTLRATFRCADFATAAAFVARVAQAADAANHHPDVLLRWGQVTVTTSSHDVAGLTQRDVDLAGTVSALADELGLTGDVPRSSALEVAVDALDIPAVRPFWKAVLGYQDQPGDDENGIVDPAGVGPAFWFQQMDVPRPQRNRLHLDVTVPHDEARARVDAAVAAGGRLVSDERAPAFWVLADPEGNEACVCTWQARPSS; encoded by the coding sequence ATGAGCGACTCCTCCGCCCGGCTGCCGCATTCCGCCGTCACCGAGGCCGTCGACGCCCGGCACTGGCGCGTGCTGCTCGGGACCCTGCGCGCGACGTTCCGGTGCGCCGACTTCGCGACCGCGGCGGCGTTCGTGGCCCGCGTCGCGCAGGCCGCGGACGCCGCGAACCACCACCCCGACGTGCTGCTGCGCTGGGGGCAGGTGACCGTGACGACGTCGAGCCACGACGTCGCGGGGCTCACGCAGCGCGACGTCGACCTCGCGGGGACCGTGTCGGCGCTCGCGGACGAGCTCGGCCTGACGGGGGACGTGCCGCGCAGCTCGGCGCTCGAGGTCGCGGTCGACGCGCTCGACATCCCCGCCGTGCGCCCGTTCTGGAAGGCGGTGCTCGGCTACCAGGACCAGCCGGGGGACGACGAGAACGGGATCGTCGACCCGGCCGGTGTCGGGCCCGCGTTCTGGTTCCAGCAGATGGACGTGCCGCGTCCGCAGCGCAACCGCCTCCACCTTGACGTCACGGTCCCGCACGACGAGGCGCGGGCACGCGTCGACGCGGCGGTCGCGGCCGGCGGGCGCCTGGTGTCCGACGAGCGGGCGCCCGCGTTCTGGGTCCTCGCGGACCCCGAGGGCAACGAGGCGTGCGTGTGCACGTGGCAGGCGCGCCCGTCGTCCTGA
- a CDS encoding peptide MFS transporter — protein MTEQTEPSGASALRTPGEGDGPPGGGGRAPRDRAFFGHPLGLFTLFGTELWERFSYYGMRAILLFYLTDTVADGGLGLDSTLGTAMVAAYGTGVYLLSVVGGWLADRVIGARRSVLYGGVVIAAGHVALTVPTAAASYLGIVLVALGTGLLKPNVSSMVGELYTREDTRRDSAFSIFYMGINIGSLAAPLLVGLARSIGGYHAGFAVAAVGMGIALVSFVLGRRLLAGAGEVAPNPLTAADRPAVTRTVLAIVVGVLVALAVAWAVSGGFGATTIVDALSYLALAAPVATLWVMFRSPKVTDHERSRLRAYVPLFVAATLFWMIFEQAASTLAAYAEDRTDLEVLGRTLSPEVFQSINPALIILLAPLFAWLWVKLDDRPPTAVKFAIGLTFAALSFVFLAVASAAFADTKSPPWVLGLVYLIQTVGELCLSPVGLAATTLLAPKAFRGQAMALWFLAPAAGNAITAQLVQVTEGVSDTAYFGGIGLVALVCAGAMFAVAPWVTRHIRAGAESDAEAALQH, from the coding sequence GTGACCGAGCAGACGGAACCGTCGGGAGCCAGCGCGTTGCGCACACCGGGCGAGGGGGACGGCCCGCCGGGCGGGGGTGGCCGCGCCCCGCGGGACCGGGCGTTCTTCGGGCACCCCCTCGGGCTGTTCACGCTGTTCGGCACCGAGCTGTGGGAGCGGTTCAGCTACTACGGGATGCGCGCCATCCTGCTGTTCTACCTGACGGACACGGTCGCCGACGGCGGGCTGGGTCTCGACAGCACGCTCGGCACCGCGATGGTCGCCGCGTACGGCACGGGCGTCTACCTGCTGTCCGTGGTGGGCGGCTGGCTCGCGGACCGCGTCATCGGCGCGCGCCGGTCGGTGCTCTACGGCGGCGTCGTCATCGCGGCCGGGCACGTGGCGCTCACGGTCCCCACCGCCGCGGCGTCGTACCTGGGCATCGTCCTCGTCGCGCTCGGCACGGGCCTGCTCAAGCCCAACGTGTCGAGCATGGTCGGCGAGCTGTACACGCGCGAGGACACGCGCCGCGACTCGGCGTTCTCGATCTTCTACATGGGCATCAACATCGGCTCGCTCGCGGCGCCCCTGCTGGTCGGGCTCGCACGCTCGATCGGCGGATACCACGCGGGGTTCGCGGTCGCGGCCGTCGGCATGGGCATCGCGCTGGTGTCCTTCGTCCTCGGACGTCGCCTGCTCGCGGGGGCGGGCGAGGTGGCCCCGAACCCGCTGACCGCCGCCGACCGGCCCGCCGTCACCCGCACGGTCCTCGCGATCGTCGTCGGCGTGCTCGTCGCGCTGGCGGTCGCGTGGGCCGTGAGCGGCGGGTTCGGCGCGACGACGATCGTCGACGCGCTGTCGTACCTCGCGCTCGCGGCGCCCGTCGCGACGCTGTGGGTCATGTTCCGCTCGCCGAAGGTCACGGACCACGAGCGCTCGCGGCTGCGCGCCTACGTGCCGCTGTTCGTCGCGGCGACGCTGTTCTGGATGATCTTCGAGCAGGCGGCGAGCACCCTCGCCGCGTACGCGGAGGACCGGACCGACCTCGAGGTGCTCGGACGGACCCTCTCGCCCGAGGTGTTCCAGTCCATCAACCCCGCGCTCATCATCCTGCTCGCGCCCCTGTTCGCCTGGCTCTGGGTCAAGCTCGACGACCGCCCGCCGACGGCCGTGAAGTTCGCGATCGGCCTGACGTTCGCCGCCCTGAGCTTCGTCTTCCTCGCGGTCGCGTCGGCCGCGTTCGCCGACACGAAGTCGCCGCCGTGGGTGCTGGGCCTGGTGTACCTGATCCAGACGGTGGGGGAGCTGTGCCTGTCGCCCGTCGGACTGGCCGCCACGACGCTGCTCGCCCCGAAGGCGTTCCGTGGGCAGGCGATGGCGCTGTGGTTCCTCGCGCCCGCGGCGGGCAACGCGATCACGGCCCAGCTCGTGCAGGTCACGGAGGGCGTCAGCGACACCGCGTACTTCGGCGGCATCGGTCTCGTCGCGCTCGTCTGCGCGGGCGCGATGTTCGCGGTCGCGCCGTGGGTCACACGGCACATCCGCGCAGGGGCCGAGTCGGACGCTGAGGCCGCGCTGCAGCACTGA
- a CDS encoding cryptochrome/photolyase family protein: MPTVHWFRRDLRLADNPALVAAVEAARRADDAVVPLFVVDPGLWTAAAGPRVAYLARSLRALDAALDGRLVVRHGRPQDVVPAVAREVEAPTVHVTAATEPYGRRRDDAVAQALGDVPLVATGSPYAVAPGRLRTQQGSPYEVFTPFRRAWLDHGWSAPAPRPRSVPWADVRGDGVPDEPATTVDLPAAGEAAARRRWATFVADALADYDEDRDRPDLDGTSSMSVPLKYGELHPRTLLADLAGAGSSASVATYRSELAWREFHADVLWHHPDAARRSLRTVVPEDAWATGPAADDAFAAWAEGRTGYPLVDAGMRQLRAIGWMHNRVRMVTASFLVKDLHQRWQRGAEHFLAWLVDGDVPQNQLNWQWVAGTGRDAAPYFRVFNPVLQGRRFDPDGTYVRQWVPELRGIPGGAVHEPWKLPAAAAPDYPPRIVDHAQARAAALEAYGRR; encoded by the coding sequence ATGCCCACGGTGCACTGGTTCCGGCGCGACCTGCGCCTCGCGGACAACCCGGCGCTCGTGGCCGCGGTCGAGGCGGCCCGGCGCGCCGACGACGCGGTGGTGCCGCTGTTCGTCGTGGACCCGGGGCTGTGGACGGCGGCGGCCGGTCCGCGCGTCGCGTACCTCGCGCGGTCGCTGCGCGCGCTCGACGCGGCGCTCGACGGCCGGCTCGTGGTCCGCCACGGGCGCCCGCAGGACGTGGTGCCCGCCGTCGCGCGCGAGGTCGAGGCGCCGACGGTGCACGTCACGGCGGCGACCGAGCCGTACGGCCGGCGGCGGGACGACGCGGTCGCGCAGGCGCTGGGCGACGTGCCGCTCGTCGCGACGGGGTCGCCGTACGCGGTCGCACCGGGACGGCTGCGCACGCAGCAGGGGTCCCCGTACGAGGTGTTCACCCCGTTCCGCCGGGCGTGGCTGGACCACGGCTGGTCGGCGCCCGCCCCGCGGCCGCGCTCGGTGCCGTGGGCGGACGTGCGCGGCGACGGCGTGCCCGACGAGCCGGCGACGACGGTCGACCTGCCCGCGGCGGGGGAGGCTGCGGCGCGCCGTCGGTGGGCGACGTTCGTGGCGGACGCCCTCGCGGACTACGACGAGGACCGCGACCGGCCCGACCTGGACGGCACGTCCAGCATGTCGGTCCCGCTCAAGTACGGCGAGCTGCACCCGCGCACGTTGCTCGCGGACCTCGCCGGTGCGGGGTCGTCGGCCTCCGTGGCCACGTACCGCTCGGAGCTGGCCTGGCGGGAGTTCCACGCCGACGTCCTGTGGCACCACCCGGACGCGGCGCGGCGCTCGCTGCGCACGGTGGTCCCCGAGGACGCGTGGGCGACGGGACCCGCGGCGGACGACGCGTTCGCCGCGTGGGCCGAGGGCCGGACCGGGTACCCGCTCGTCGACGCCGGGATGCGCCAGCTCCGGGCGATCGGCTGGATGCACAACCGGGTCCGCATGGTGACCGCGTCGTTCCTGGTCAAGGACCTGCACCAGCGCTGGCAGCGGGGAGCCGAGCACTTCCTCGCATGGCTCGTCGACGGCGACGTCCCGCAGAACCAGCTCAACTGGCAGTGGGTCGCCGGCACCGGCCGCGACGCCGCGCCGTACTTCCGCGTCTTCAACCCGGTGCTGCAGGGCCGCAGGTTCGACCCCGACGGGACGTACGTGCGGCAGTGGGTGCCCGAGCTGCGCGGCATCCCGGGCGGCGCGGTGCACGAGCCGTGGAAGCTGCCCGCGGCCGCGGCGCCCGACTACCCGCCGCGCATCGTCGACCACGCGCAGGCGCGGGCGGCCGCACTCGAGGCGTACGGCCGCCGCTGA
- a CDS encoding TetR/AcrR family transcriptional regulator — MPKVTDEYRAARRDEIADAALRAFRRGGFQGTSMADIISEAGLSAGAIYGHFASKNALVVEVASRIVGARVEEIARLADTDPMPPPPHVPRLLVTAVRREIGDPAVLLQLWGESVTDPEIRELAGRTIARLADILRGYVSLWHQRAHGTPPDEADALAAAQVPLLLAVVQGLVVQSSLGPDFDEDAYLAAVERYLPR, encoded by the coding sequence GTGCCAAAGGTCACCGACGAGTACCGCGCCGCCCGCCGCGACGAGATCGCCGACGCCGCGCTGCGCGCCTTCCGGCGAGGCGGGTTCCAGGGGACGTCGATGGCCGACATCATCAGCGAGGCCGGTCTCTCGGCCGGTGCGATCTACGGGCACTTCGCGAGCAAGAACGCACTCGTCGTCGAGGTGGCGTCCCGCATCGTCGGCGCCCGGGTCGAGGAGATCGCCCGTCTCGCGGACACCGACCCCATGCCGCCGCCGCCGCACGTGCCGCGCCTGCTCGTCACCGCGGTGCGGCGCGAGATCGGCGACCCGGCCGTCCTCCTGCAGCTGTGGGGCGAGTCCGTCACCGACCCCGAGATCCGGGAGCTCGCCGGGCGGACCATCGCGCGCCTGGCCGACATCCTGCGCGGGTACGTCTCGCTGTGGCACCAGCGTGCGCACGGGACACCGCCCGACGAGGCCGACGCGCTCGCCGCCGCGCAGGTGCCGCTGCTGCTCGCCGTCGTGCAGGGCCTCGTCGTGCAGTCCTCGCTCGGCCCCGACTTCGACGAGGACGCCTACCTCGCCGCGGTCGAGCGGTACCTGCCGCGCTGA